The genomic region AATCAGCACCATACCGAAATTCAGGTAGAGACGATAACAGTGAACTATTCTTTTTAAGGAAGAATCACCCGGAAACCTGTGGGAAAGGTAAGAATAACACCTGCGTCTGACCGATGGTCTCATAAGGACATAATATGCCAGTATAAAATATAAAAAGAAATAGGCCAGTCTTCTTCCGCCTATTTTTATCAGCGCATAAAAAAACTGGTGCTGAATGTAGGAGCCAATACTGCGGCTTGTCCATATCCTTTTATCTTCATCTGTTTTTTTACTGCTGTGCAATTCCATCTGTACCTTTCTTAATTACAATGGCCATAAAAAACAGGATAAGCCCTGTTATTATACCTGCAACAGGGCCGACAATAAGTGAGCCGATCAGCCACTCATAAAGCCTGTCAAATGCCTGATAGCCGATGGTCTCAACAGATATTTCAGTAAGAAAGCTCCAGTTTCTCATAAAGTATCCCGTTTCAATACATATGGCAGGCATAAAGGGGGGCATACATAACTGGCTTGAGGTCAGCGCAACCACCTTGTTAAGCCTTAAAAAAGAGGTAACCATAATGATAATTATTATATGACAGGCAATGAGAGGAAGCGAACCCAGAAAAACCCCTATGGCACCTGCAATGGCGATCTTGTGAGGGGTAGCATTTTCTGTAAGCATTGTCCTGATTGACTTTACAGGGTGCCAGATTGAGACGGTCTTTTTTATTGCATCATCAAAATAAATCTTACGATGGGGCCATGGAAGCACAGACCTCATGGTAAGCTTGGTGTTCAGTATGCTGATGCGCAGGTTATCTATGAAGGCCTTAAAGTGTGTAACCCTTTTATCCCCCGGCGGATAATAGACATTAATATCCACATCAATTACACTTACCCCTGCCCATATCGCCTTTACCAGGACCTCAACCTCAAATGAATAGT from Desulfatiglans sp. harbors:
- a CDS encoding DUF2062 domain-containing protein; the protein is MTERTQMKTAVLIPVYNNPETIRDVTAKTLMFHPHVIVVDDGSDIEVSGLLSGLDASVVNLQRNMGKGAAILKGAATARSMGFTHIITIDADGQHDPSDIPKMLSAIVKNPNAIIVGKRDFANADVPRSSVFGRGFSNFWLRVQTGRSVGDSQSGFRAYPLSVLNELKLNEKHYSFEVEVLVKAIWAGVSVIDVDINVYYPPGDKRVTHFKAFIDNLRISILNTKLTMRSVLPWPHRKIYFDDAIKKTVSIWHPVKSIRTMLTENATPHKIAIAGAIGVFLGSLPLIACHIIIIIMVTSFLRLNKVVALTSSQLCMPPFMPAICIETGYFMRNWSFLTEISVETIGYQAFDRLYEWLIGSLIVGPVAGIITGLILFFMAIVIKKGTDGIAQQ